The Nocardioides panzhihuensis genome has a segment encoding these proteins:
- the cobO gene encoding cob(I)yrinic acid a,c-diamide adenosyltransferase — translation MPKGQPLNVPDDGLTTRQRRNRPLVMVHTGPGKGKSTAAFGLALRGWNQGWRIGVFQFVKSAKWRIGEQTVLERLGALHEETGEGGPVDWHKMGSGWSWSRKQGDAEDHAADAAEGWAEIKRCLAAETYDLLVLDEFTYPIKWGWVDAAEVATVLAERPGRQHVVITGRDADPALLEVADLVTEMTKIKHPMDAGQKGQRGIEW, via the coding sequence ATGCCGAAGGGACAGCCGCTCAACGTACCCGACGACGGGCTCACCACCCGTCAGCGTCGCAACCGTCCGCTGGTGATGGTCCACACCGGGCCCGGCAAGGGGAAGTCGACCGCCGCCTTCGGGCTCGCGCTGCGCGGCTGGAACCAGGGCTGGCGGATCGGGGTCTTCCAGTTCGTGAAGTCGGCCAAGTGGCGCATCGGCGAGCAGACCGTGCTCGAGCGTCTCGGTGCGCTGCACGAGGAGACCGGCGAAGGTGGTCCGGTCGACTGGCACAAGATGGGCTCGGGGTGGTCCTGGTCGCGCAAGCAGGGCGACGCCGAGGACCACGCCGCGGACGCCGCCGAGGGCTGGGCCGAGATCAAGCGGTGCCTGGCCGCGGAGACGTACGACCTGCTCGTCCTCGACGAGTTCACCTATCCGATCAAGTGGGGCTGGGTCGATGCCGCCGAGGTGGCCACTGTGCTCGCCGAGCGACCGGGGCGTCAGCACGTCGTCATCACCGGCCGCGACGCCGACCCGGCGCTGCTCGAGGTCGCCGACCTGGTCACCGAGATGACCAAGATCAAGCACCCGATGGACGCGGGTCAGAAGGGCCAGCGGGGCATCGAATGGTGA
- a CDS encoding helix-turn-helix domain-containing protein — MTSTTRPDTDMFTGLIPRRPHPTLRIDLSPPPNLIARQIVVAYRPRARHLSRRIARRICAEVAAFSDPRLHGVIEKALDEAVALFVDAMAGAPVRGATVAHIYRRLGSLEGRAGHNLDAMRAAHQIATQEAWREISKIAGDLKLSPTVVSHLAEAFMDYQHQLLEHAMRGFAEPTPPIDPRVPLFAALVGDVRTGDLCALAGRAGWKVTDRVAVAVVPGGPVPAELSTPAPRLLTGPSEGAMVVIGASGAVHVRARAVVAATSRPVAVTWEVRLDETRHAVRWGLRAVDLVAEQVLHPSADGIVWCADHQSELCLHADPTLRRFADEQLLAPLLEETPKRRLALAETMLVWLRARPSAPVVAEQLRVHDQTVRHRLKRIKELFGDRLSDPAETVGLLTALESTTPRWRRDLAS; from the coding sequence GTGACTTCGACGACACGACCGGACACGGACATGTTCACGGGCCTGATCCCGAGAAGGCCCCACCCGACGCTGCGAATCGACCTGTCGCCGCCACCCAACCTGATCGCGCGCCAGATCGTGGTGGCCTACCGGCCCCGTGCCCGCCACCTGTCTCGCCGTATCGCCAGACGCATCTGCGCCGAGGTGGCCGCGTTCAGCGACCCGCGGCTGCACGGCGTCATCGAGAAGGCGCTGGACGAGGCGGTCGCGCTCTTCGTCGATGCGATGGCCGGTGCGCCCGTGCGCGGTGCGACCGTCGCCCACATCTACCGACGACTGGGCAGTCTGGAGGGCAGGGCCGGCCACAACCTCGATGCGATGCGAGCCGCACACCAGATTGCGACGCAGGAAGCCTGGCGAGAGATCTCGAAGATCGCCGGTGACCTGAAGCTGTCGCCGACGGTGGTGAGCCACCTCGCCGAAGCATTCATGGACTATCAGCATCAGCTGCTGGAGCACGCGATGCGCGGCTTCGCCGAGCCCACGCCGCCGATCGACCCCCGGGTGCCGCTCTTCGCGGCGCTCGTCGGCGACGTACGGACCGGCGACCTGTGTGCCCTGGCCGGACGCGCCGGCTGGAAGGTCACCGACCGGGTGGCCGTGGCGGTGGTTCCGGGCGGACCGGTCCCGGCGGAGCTCAGCACGCCCGCGCCGCGACTGCTCACGGGTCCGAGCGAGGGGGCCATGGTCGTGATCGGGGCCTCAGGCGCGGTGCACGTGAGGGCCAGGGCGGTCGTCGCCGCGACGAGCCGCCCGGTCGCCGTCACCTGGGAGGTGCGGCTCGACGAGACCCGCCACGCCGTACGTTGGGGCCTGCGGGCCGTGGATCTGGTCGCCGAGCAGGTCCTCCACCCCTCCGCGGACGGCATCGTCTGGTGCGCCGATCACCAGTCGGAGCTGTGCCTGCACGCCGACCCGACGCTGCGCCGCTTCGCGGACGAGCAGCTGCTCGCGCCCCTCTTGGAGGAGACCCCGAAACGGCGCCTGGCGCTCGCCGAGACCATGCTGGTCTGGCTGCGGGCCCGGCCCAGCGCTCCTGTCGTCGCCGAGCAGCTGAGGGTCCATGATCAGACCGTGCGCCACCGGCTCAAGCGGATCAAGGAGCTCTTCGGCGACCGCCTCAGCGACCCGGCAGAGACCGTCGGACTGCTGACCGCCCTGGAGTCGACGACCCCGCGCTGGCGGCGCGACCTCGCCTCCTGA
- the cbiE gene encoding precorrin-6y C5,15-methyltransferase (decarboxylating) subunit CbiE, producing MIVVVGIGAGGWDEVPVRHQQLIRGASVLLGGKRHLDLVPDVPGQRREPWPSPLRDGLPALLGSVGDAVALASGDPLVSGIGTTLIDLLGPENVRIEPAVSSVALARARMGWPAESCVAVSLVGRDVALIARELAPGRRILALSSDGSTPVSVADLLVRAGFGASTMTVLGDLGAETESARTATASTWVGESPRLNIVAIECVGDSVGFDTDPLVPRGSGSTSGGRPSVAPPEPQGGGVSTDGGHLPLVEPPEPLGGGVSRPTQSFPATWSPGLPDEAFEHDGQLTKRDLRASALSRLSPAPGQHLWDVGAGAGSVGIEWMRAHPTCSTTAIEASPERAARIARNAARLGVPNLSVVEGRAPDALADLPAPDAIFIGGGATRPGVLDTCLAALRPGGRIVVHGVTLETEQLLAAAYQEHGGELTRISVETSAPIGTFTGWTPARSVTQWTLTVG from the coding sequence ATGATCGTCGTGGTGGGCATCGGTGCCGGTGGTTGGGACGAGGTCCCCGTACGTCACCAGCAGCTGATCCGGGGCGCCTCGGTGCTCCTCGGTGGCAAGCGCCATCTCGACCTGGTCCCGGACGTCCCCGGTCAGCGCCGCGAGCCCTGGCCCTCGCCGCTCCGCGACGGGCTCCCGGCCCTGCTCGGCTCCGTCGGCGACGCCGTCGCTCTGGCCTCCGGCGACCCGCTCGTCTCCGGTATCGGCACGACCCTGATCGACCTGCTCGGCCCGGAGAACGTACGCATCGAGCCGGCCGTCTCCTCCGTAGCCCTCGCCCGCGCCCGGATGGGCTGGCCGGCCGAGTCGTGCGTGGCCGTCAGCCTCGTCGGCCGCGACGTCGCGCTGATCGCCCGCGAGCTCGCCCCCGGCCGCCGCATCCTGGCACTCTCCTCGGACGGATCCACTCCCGTGTCGGTCGCTGACCTCCTGGTCAGGGCCGGTTTCGGCGCCTCGACCATGACCGTCCTGGGTGACCTGGGGGCGGAGACGGAGTCTGCTCGGACGGCGACCGCGTCGACCTGGGTCGGCGAGTCGCCGCGGCTCAACATCGTGGCGATCGAGTGCGTCGGCGACTCTGTTGGTTTCGACACGGACCCGCTCGTTCCTCGCGGGTCCGGCTCAACCAGCGGGGGCCGCCCGTCGGTCGCGCCGCCGGAGCCGCAAGGTGGAGGCGTGTCGACCGACGGAGGCCACCTTCCGCTGGTCGAGCCGCCGGAGCCCCTGGGCGGAGGCGTGTCGAGACCAACACAGTCGTTCCCCGCTACCTGGTCCCCAGGCCTCCCCGACGAAGCCTTCGAGCACGACGGCCAGCTGACCAAGCGCGACCTACGGGCCTCGGCGCTGTCCCGTCTCTCCCCGGCCCCGGGGCAGCACCTCTGGGACGTCGGCGCCGGAGCCGGGTCGGTCGGGATCGAGTGGATGCGGGCACACCCGACGTGCAGCACGACCGCGATCGAGGCAAGCCCCGAGCGGGCGGCCCGGATCGCCCGCAACGCAGCCCGCCTCGGCGTACCCAACCTGAGCGTCGTCGAGGGCCGCGCCCCCGACGCCCTGGCCGACCTCCCCGCCCCGGACGCGATCTTCATCGGCGGCGGCGCGACCCGTCCGGGCGTGCTCGACACCTGCCTCGCGGCGCTGCGGCCCGGCGGTCGGATCGTCGTCCACGGAGTCACCCTCGAGACCGAGCAGCTCCTGGCCGCTGCCTACCAGGAGCACGGCGGCGAGCTCACCCGAATCTCCGTCGAGACCTCAGCCCCGATCGGCACCTTCACCGGCTGGACCCCGGCCCGGTCGGTCACCCAATGGACTCTCACCGTCGGGTGA
- a CDS encoding cobyrinate a,c-diamide synthase, giving the protein MVSLPRLVVAAPSTGSGKTTIATGLMAALRSAGHVVSGHKIGPDYIDPGYHALATGRPGRNLDPHLVGESRVVPLLLHGAAGADVAVVEGVMGLYDGRLGTDGFASTAHVSSLTSSPVVLVLDVARMSRSAAAIAAGMAGFDPSVRIGGVVLNRCSPGRNADEIRRALDGLGLPVLGMLPPDPSLATPSRHLGLVPVDERDESVALIERLGEQVAAHLDLSALLEVARSAPELDGDPWDAAMALREGDRVGFDTASFVPHDAGSTSEAAVGRAAGAARRRRVETNTVDDANARPVIAVAGGRAFTFRYPETEELLEAAGCDVRSFDPLADPALPEGTRGIYLGGGFPEMYAAELAANTSLLRDLRVAVEAGVPTVAECAGLLYLAESLDGVPMAGALPARAAMSERLTLRYPVATAASDSLLTRAGEQVTGHEFHRTTTSPPAGTQAAWSVDGAETGFSSDTVHASYLHVHWAGHPHLARRFADAAHAFAGRTAATAGRAASASERVETNTVDSSATGDCVGLDTPPPSGSGGSTSGADGSTSGADGSTSGADGSTSGVADPLRHHGDVEIGDGLLDFAVNVYPGERPEWLEAALRESLASTTYPDEEPARAALAKHHGRERDEVLPTAGAAEAFTLVARARAWRKPVVVHPQFTEPHAALEQAGHEVTEVHCLAEDGFALDPAAVPDDADLVVVGNPTNPTGVLHPAATLRALLRPGRLVVVDEAFMDAVPGEPETLTAVRADGLLVIRSLTKHWSIPGVRAGYVVGDTAAIRDLEWARTPWSVSATAAAAMLACATEQANLEARKRAEQIATWRDHLEAGLRVRGIEYVPSSASFVLARPGAGVRDALRDNGIAVRRADTFPGLGPDWVRIAVRPNEPTDQLLAALSHLSDRNRCGCDT; this is encoded by the coding sequence ATGGTGAGCCTGCCCCGGCTGGTGGTCGCTGCTCCTTCGACCGGCTCGGGCAAGACGACGATCGCCACCGGGTTGATGGCGGCGCTGCGCTCGGCCGGGCATGTGGTCAGCGGTCACAAGATCGGACCGGACTACATCGACCCGGGCTACCACGCGCTCGCCACCGGGCGCCCGGGCCGCAACCTCGACCCGCACCTGGTGGGGGAGTCGCGGGTCGTGCCGCTGCTGCTCCACGGCGCTGCCGGGGCCGACGTGGCGGTCGTCGAGGGCGTCATGGGGCTCTATGACGGCCGGCTCGGCACCGACGGGTTCGCCTCCACCGCCCACGTGTCCTCGTTGACCTCGTCGCCGGTCGTCCTGGTGCTCGACGTCGCCCGGATGTCCCGCTCCGCTGCCGCGATCGCTGCCGGCATGGCCGGTTTCGACCCGTCCGTACGCATCGGGGGAGTCGTCCTCAACCGGTGCTCTCCTGGGCGCAACGCCGACGAGATCCGGCGTGCGTTGGACGGTCTCGGGCTGCCGGTGCTCGGCATGCTCCCGCCGGATCCTTCGCTGGCGACGCCCTCGCGTCATCTCGGTCTCGTCCCGGTCGACGAGCGGGACGAGTCGGTCGCGCTGATCGAGCGGCTGGGGGAGCAGGTCGCGGCTCATCTGGACCTGTCCGCTTTGCTGGAGGTTGCGCGGTCGGCACCTGAGCTGGACGGGGATCCTTGGGATGCGGCGATGGCGTTGCGCGAAGGCGACCGTGTTGGTTTCGACACGGCGTCGTTCGTTCCTCACGACGCCGGCTCAACCAGCGAGGCGGCCGTTGGTCGAGCCGCCGGAGCCGCCAGGCGGAGGCGTGTCGAGACCAACACAGTCGACGACGCGAATGCTCGCCCGGTGATAGCTGTCGCGGGCGGACGGGCGTTCACCTTCCGCTACCCCGAGACGGAGGAGCTCCTGGAGGCGGCAGGCTGCGACGTACGCTCCTTCGACCCGCTCGCCGATCCTGCGCTGCCCGAGGGAACGCGCGGGATCTATCTCGGCGGCGGATTCCCGGAGATGTACGCCGCCGAGCTCGCCGCCAACACTAGCCTTCTCCGCGACCTCCGCGTCGCCGTCGAAGCGGGGGTCCCGACCGTCGCCGAGTGCGCCGGGCTGCTCTATCTCGCGGAGTCCCTCGACGGCGTCCCGATGGCCGGCGCCCTCCCTGCCCGCGCTGCGATGAGCGAGCGCCTCACTCTGCGCTACCCGGTGGCCACGGCCGCCTCCGACTCCCTGCTCACCCGGGCCGGGGAGCAGGTCACCGGCCATGAGTTCCACCGCACCACCACCTCACCTCCTGCCGGAACGCAGGCAGCTTGGAGCGTCGATGGTGCCGAGACCGGCTTCAGCAGTGACACGGTGCACGCGTCGTACCTCCACGTGCACTGGGCCGGTCATCCGCACCTGGCCCGCCGGTTCGCCGATGCCGCTCACGCGTTCGCCGGTCGAACGGCCGCCACCGCTGGTCGAGCCGCGAGCGCTAGCGAGCGTGTCGAGACCAACACGGTCGATTCGAGCGCGACAGGGGACTGTGTTGGTCTCGACACGCCTCCGCCTAGCGGCTCCGGCGGCTCGACCAGCGGGGCGGACGGCTCGACGAGCGGGGCGGACGGCTCGACGAGCGGGGCGGACGGCTCGACGAGCGGGGTCGCCGATCCGTTGCGGCACCACGGGGATGTCGAGATCGGCGACGGGCTGCTCGACTTCGCGGTGAATGTCTACCCGGGCGAGCGTCCGGAGTGGCTGGAGGCGGCGCTGCGGGAGTCGCTCGCGTCGACCACCTACCCCGACGAGGAGCCGGCGCGGGCCGCGTTGGCGAAGCACCACGGCCGTGAGCGCGACGAGGTGCTCCCGACGGCGGGGGCGGCCGAGGCGTTCACGCTGGTCGCTCGGGCACGGGCCTGGCGTAAGCCGGTCGTCGTCCATCCGCAGTTCACCGAGCCCCACGCGGCGCTCGAGCAGGCCGGGCACGAGGTCACCGAGGTGCACTGCCTGGCCGAGGACGGCTTCGCCCTCGACCCGGCCGCGGTGCCCGACGACGCGGACCTGGTCGTCGTCGGCAACCCGACCAACCCCACCGGCGTACTCCATCCCGCTGCCACCCTCCGCGCCCTCCTCCGCCCCGGCCGTCTGGTCGTGGTCGACGAGGCGTTCATGGACGCGGTTCCTGGCGAGCCGGAGACCCTCACCGCCGTCCGCGCGGACGGCCTGCTGGTGATCCGCAGCCTCACCAAGCACTGGTCGATTCCCGGGGTCCGGGCCGGCTATGTCGTCGGCGACACCGCTGCGATCCGCGACCTGGAGTGGGCGCGCACCCCGTGGTCGGTCTCGGCCACCGCTGCCGCCGCGATGCTCGCCTGCGCCACCGAGCAGGCGAACCTCGAGGCGAGGAAGCGCGCCGAGCAGATCGCCACCTGGCGCGACCATCTCGAGGCTGGCCTGCGAGTCCGCGGGATCGAGTACGTCCCCTCCTCGGCCTCCTTCGTCCTGGCCCGTCCGGGTGCCGGGGTCCGGGATGCCTTGCGAGACAACGGCATCGCCGTACGCCGCGCAGACACCTTCCCCGGTCTCGGCCCCGACTGGGTGCGGATCGCCGTGCGGCCAAACGAGCCGACCGACCAGCTCCTCGCCGCACTCAGTCACCTGTCGGACCGGAACCGTTGCGGCTGTGACACATGA
- a CDS encoding cobalamin biosynthesis protein: MRRIKRHTSNGSGPHRDRIATAAGLMAGFALDRLLGDPRRFHPVAGFGTVALRAEDRWYADSRARGVVHVVTLVGGAALVGALAERAAPGRAGRMLVTAAATWAVLGGRSLEREAMAVHAHLDRGDLPGARAQVGRLVGRDTDTLDASEVTRAVVESVAENTSDAVVAPLVWGAVAGVPGLLGYRAANTLDAMVGHHNDRYERFGWAAARLDDLANLPGSRLTGLLVLAVRPGRARTAWRAWRRDAPSHPSPNAGVAEATFAGALDTRLGGTNTYYGSRVEHRAVMGDGPPAVPGHIPAATRLARHVDLGAALVAAAVAYAIREAKPGRRGPGGDRTTLDVLP, encoded by the coding sequence ATGAGGCGCATCAAACGTCACACCAGTAACGGTTCCGGTCCGCATCGAGACCGGATCGCCACCGCGGCCGGGCTGATGGCAGGGTTCGCGCTCGACCGGCTGCTGGGGGACCCACGCCGGTTCCACCCCGTCGCGGGGTTCGGCACGGTCGCGCTGCGGGCGGAGGACCGCTGGTATGCGGACTCCAGGGCTCGGGGCGTGGTCCACGTCGTCACCCTGGTCGGGGGAGCGGCGCTCGTCGGAGCCCTCGCCGAGCGAGCGGCTCCAGGACGTGCCGGGAGGATGCTCGTGACCGCTGCGGCGACCTGGGCGGTGCTGGGTGGGCGTTCTCTGGAACGCGAGGCGATGGCCGTCCACGCGCATCTCGACCGGGGCGACCTCCCCGGGGCACGAGCACAGGTCGGCCGCCTGGTCGGCCGGGACACCGACACTCTCGATGCCTCCGAGGTGACCCGTGCCGTCGTCGAGTCGGTCGCGGAGAACACCTCGGACGCGGTCGTCGCGCCGCTGGTGTGGGGAGCCGTTGCGGGGGTGCCCGGACTGCTCGGCTACCGCGCGGCCAACACCCTCGATGCCATGGTCGGTCACCACAACGACCGCTACGAGCGCTTCGGCTGGGCCGCTGCTCGCCTCGACGACCTGGCCAACCTGCCGGGTTCACGGCTCACCGGACTGCTCGTGCTCGCGGTGCGTCCGGGCCGGGCTCGGACCGCGTGGCGAGCCTGGCGCCGCGACGCGCCCAGCCACCCCAGCCCGAACGCCGGGGTCGCCGAGGCGACGTTCGCCGGCGCGCTCGACACCCGACTGGGCGGTACGAACACCTACTACGGCAGCCGCGTCGAGCATCGCGCCGTGATGGGGGACGGCCCGCCCGCCGTCCCCGGCCATATCCCCGCCGCCACCAGGCTCGCCCGCCACGTCGATCTCGGCGCCGCCCTGGTCGCCGCCGCGGTGGCGTACGCGATCCGGGAGGCCAAGCCGGGCAGGCGCGGGCCGGGCGGTGACCGGACGACGCTCGACGTCCTGCCATGA
- a CDS encoding VWA domain-containing protein, with protein MGLALVLTTISPEIGGVLVRGEKGTAKSTAVRGLAAVLPSISVYAGDRFSIDPDDPSAESPDGPFGPDAVVESRPVRLIELPVGATEDRVVGSLHLESALSRGAVEFEPGLLARAHRGLLYVDEVNLLHDHLVDLLLDAAAMGRVSVERDGVSVSHAARFVLIGTMNPEEGELRPQLLDRFGLTVEVAAPRDPALRVEVVRRRMSFDLDAAAFAERFGGADRALTSRIAAARELVGKVRLTEPGLLKIAEVCAVFEVDGLRADIVTARTAVAHAAWAGRSEVTRADIRRAALLALPHRRRRNPFDAPGIDEDLLDRILGDEELPPEPPEGPGDSGDDSGPEDDSVGLDTPPPSGSGGSTDGGEDGSTDGGEDGSTDGGEPPLVEPGERQRAGVETNTDDSADDQPQGAAAPESVTGAAPAYRPRLLTVTGLGTGRTGGRSKAIGSSGRRIGARESSRGSLHLVETLKAAAGKQATRGRTSGRVELRVEDLRTAVREGREANLVLFCVDASGSMAARKRMAQVKAAVLSLLLDAYRRRDKVGMITFRGEGAELVLPPTGSVDLAAARLDEIPAGGRTPLAEGLLEAARVLQRERLRDRDLRPLLVVVTDGRANFPKKDGQAHGKDAVRRSQQAAAYVAGLGVTTVVIDSESGPMRLGLARQLAAHLEAEHVPVAEVSAEALTSAVHGFTGSTTGRGVA; from the coding sequence ATGGGCCTCGCGCTCGTGCTCACCACGATCTCCCCGGAGATCGGCGGCGTCCTGGTCCGTGGCGAGAAGGGGACCGCGAAGTCGACGGCCGTACGCGGCCTGGCGGCCGTGCTGCCCTCGATCTCGGTCTATGCAGGGGATCGGTTCTCGATCGATCCCGACGACCCGTCCGCGGAGTCGCCGGACGGCCCGTTCGGGCCCGACGCCGTCGTGGAGAGCCGTCCGGTGCGGCTGATCGAGCTCCCGGTGGGAGCCACCGAGGACCGGGTCGTCGGCTCGCTCCACCTGGAGAGCGCGCTCTCGCGCGGTGCGGTCGAGTTCGAGCCGGGGCTGCTCGCCCGGGCACACCGCGGTCTGCTCTACGTCGACGAGGTCAACCTGCTCCACGACCACCTGGTCGACCTGCTGCTGGACGCGGCGGCGATGGGGCGCGTCTCGGTCGAGCGCGACGGCGTCTCGGTCTCGCACGCCGCGCGCTTCGTCCTGATCGGCACCATGAACCCCGAGGAGGGCGAGCTGCGTCCGCAGCTGCTGGACCGCTTCGGGCTCACGGTCGAGGTCGCCGCGCCGCGGGATCCCGCGCTTCGCGTCGAGGTCGTACGCCGCCGGATGTCCTTCGACCTCGACGCCGCTGCGTTCGCCGAGCGCTTCGGCGGAGCCGATCGTGCGCTGACCTCCCGGATCGCCGCCGCTCGTGAGCTGGTCGGGAAGGTCCGGCTCACCGAGCCGGGGCTGCTCAAGATCGCCGAGGTCTGCGCGGTGTTCGAGGTCGACGGGCTGCGTGCCGACATCGTCACCGCCCGCACCGCGGTCGCGCACGCTGCCTGGGCCGGCCGGTCGGAGGTCACTCGGGCCGACATCCGTCGGGCTGCGCTGCTCGCGCTGCCGCACCGGCGTCGGCGCAACCCGTTCGATGCTCCGGGGATCGACGAGGATCTGCTCGACCGCATCCTCGGGGACGAGGAGCTGCCGCCTGAGCCGCCGGAGGGTCCGGGCGACTCGGGGGACGACTCGGGTCCCGAAGACGACTCTGTTGGTCTCGACACGCCTCCGCCTAGCGGCTCCGGCGGCTCGACCGACGGGGGAGAGGACGGCTCGACCGACGGGGGAGAGGACGGCTCGACCGACGGGGGAGAGCCCCCGCTGGTTGAGCCCGGTGAGCGCCAGCGAGCCGGTGTCGAAACCAACACAGACGACTCCGCGGACGACCAGCCCCAAGGCGCCGCCGCACCCGAGTCCGTCACCGGTGCCGCCCCCGCGTACCGCCCCCGCCTCCTGACCGTGACCGGCCTGGGCACGGGCCGCACGGGCGGCCGGAGCAAGGCGATCGGCAGCAGTGGTCGCCGGATCGGCGCACGGGAGAGCAGCCGAGGCTCGCTGCACCTGGTCGAGACGCTCAAGGCGGCGGCGGGAAAGCAGGCCACCCGGGGACGTACGTCCGGACGAGTCGAGCTGCGGGTCGAGGACCTGCGCACCGCGGTCCGCGAGGGGCGCGAGGCCAACCTGGTGCTCTTCTGTGTGGACGCGTCCGGGTCGATGGCCGCGCGCAAACGGATGGCCCAGGTGAAGGCGGCGGTCCTCTCGCTGCTCCTCGACGCCTACCGGCGCCGCGACAAGGTCGGGATGATCACGTTCCGCGGCGAGGGCGCCGAGCTGGTGCTGCCGCCGACCGGGTCGGTCGACCTCGCCGCGGCCCGCCTCGACGAGATCCCCGCCGGAGGGCGTACGCCGCTGGCCGAAGGCCTTCTCGAGGCCGCCCGGGTGCTCCAGCGCGAGCGTCTGCGTGACCGTGATCTGCGGCCGCTGCTGGTGGTCGTGACCGACGGCCGGGCCAACTTCCCCAAGAAAGATGGACAGGCCCACGGGAAGGACGCGGTCCGGCGCTCGCAGCAGGCCGCCGCGTACGTCGCCGGTTTGGGGGTCACCACCGTCGTCATCGACTCCGAGAGCGGACCGATGCGGCTCGGGCTGGCGCGCCAGCTGGCCGCGCACCTGGAGGCGGAGCACGTGCCCGTCGCCGAGGTGAGCGCCGAGGCGCTGACCTCCGCTGTCCACGGCTTCACCGGATCCACCACCGGAAGGGGCGTTGCCTGA